A window of Pecten maximus chromosome 12, xPecMax1.1, whole genome shotgun sequence genomic DNA:
TATTGGTTAATGAGTGAGGTAGTTCTTTAACTCCAGTTTCCACAAAGTTCTAGTTTGTAATGCTTGATTGATAGATTTTTCCTCTTTTTCATCTCCTTCACTCTGTCATTCTTTTCTAATTTAACTCTGGTCTCTTTGTAATATACAAGATGCATTTGGTCAGCTTTGATTTATTGATAGTATACAAGTACCTTATTTGGGTGACATACATCTAGTGCATTTTGGTCAGTTTTAATTAACTGACCAGTATGTGTGACATATATCTAGTGCATTTTGGTCAGTTTTAATTAACTGACCAGTATGTGTGACATGTATCGAGTGCATTTTGGTCAGTTTTAATTAACTGACCAGTATGTGTTACATACATCTAGTGCATTGTGATCAGTTTTAATTAACTGACCAGTATGTGtgacatatatatctagtgcATTGTGATCAGTTTTAATTAACTGACCAGTATGTGtgacatatatatctagtgcATTGTGATCAGTTTTAATTAACTGACCAGTATCAGTATACCTTGTTCAGTTTTAGGCCTAACACTGTCTATCACAGTATAGCACTAGACAGCCAAAATAATTATCTAGCTGTCAATATAAAAGTCGATACCAAATTAGAATGTGATTGAGGGGACCAAAAATGGCGGTGTCTGCTTCACTGAAATGCCACGGAAACTAATATTCATTCAAACATTTTACTGATCTTCGTGataaaaatttcttttaaaactcTGGATATCACTCGACTAAAACGTTTCTGTGTAAAGCATTGATCGTACCAATGGATATGATATACAAGAttatcgtaattaattcaaattgtTCACGTCGGAATAAAAACCCAAGTAATTATCACGACAAGTCTGCCACTATTGACAATCATGTTCCCCATTGCGTAATTTCGTGTCACAGACATTTAAGATGGTAATCATGCCTGATTTCgtttacctgtaacatgtaCTGTCAGAACTACTCGTGTATTTTTGTAGTTAAAGGTGACAAACATAGAATTTTTTAATATGGagtgatatatgtattttcaaatacaattttatcatatttaaccATATCTGGCAATATTTccgaaaaaaaaagttgatttaGTGACATTTTGACGGTGGTAAAAATAACGGTTTTTCACGAGACGTTGCCGATAGAAGTTTTGGTACGAGTTACGTCCCTTCGTTGTGACGTCACGTGAACCCCAGGAGCGGTTTTGTCAGAGGTCAGCCATATTGATTACAGGTGTACATGTGAAGTCGTCcgtaaaatgtaaacaatggtACAGTGTGCGGCATTCAATTGTTCTAACAGAACTGGACAAAAAATCAGCCTTTTCACCTTTCCAAAGGACACAAAACTACGGAACGAATGGACAAAAAGACTGAAAAGGAAAGACTATGTGCCATCCGATTACAGCAGGTTATGTCAGATGCATTTCACGCCGGAGTCATTCACAAAAGACCCCCGTATCACCAGTTCCATTGGATTTACACCAAAATTAATGAGGCTGAAACCTGATGCGGTACCTACTCTATTTGATTTTTCAACGCCAAAGTCTCGATCACAAGATGCTAGGACTCCTGAATCAGACTCTTTATCTGAGGAAACTCCAAGTAGGAAACGATCAAGGAGTCGTGTCATACAGAAAAGGCGTAGACTTGAGGTAAGTTTGGTTTGTTAAATAACAAATACGCAATTTATTTTTAGAAGAATGGGGTAGATCTAGcaatttttactattttttttttttttttttttgtattttctatttttttttctcaatcaggacagagacctatataagtaatataggtctctgatcaGGACTAGATctatatgttgtttgtttatatatatacaatgtaattaattgGTGATCAAAATATTGggatataattttcttttaaaaacgCTGATAAAATCAATGAATTAAATGTATGAAATTATTGATGATATGTATCAATAAGAAAACAATTAATATTTAACAACCTTgtaagaaatatatttgtttatttttatattttttgttgttataaTTTGTATGGTATATGGTACATGATTTAAAGTAtagtaaatttaatttttaattattcaaacatattctattacatatgtacagtgCTTTGAAATACCATGCAAGTTTAACTTTAATACAACATCCATGAATTGATTAATATATTCCTCCATGGTTaaatgtagtacatgtacatgtattttaattttaggtTCTGGCCGAGATTACAGACCTATACCAGGACGACAATTATGTTACTATCCATCTAAGTGAGGACCATCATGAACATCCTCAACTTCAATACAGAGCGGACCAGTGTCATATGGAGACTCAGACAGAATCCGACCACAGACAGACAAGTACTAAATGTATTGGGACAGATGATGCACATACAGAAAAATATTCTGTTGGATGCCAGACCTCCTACAATGTAGTTGTAAGTATTACCTCTGTCTAAAGATACATATATGAATAGTAAATTGATGGTTCAAAGCTATAGCTGATTCAGACATTCTTAAAGCGAAAGTAGCTAAGGTGTTTCTTGGAAGTAACtgattatattataatgtacagaAGTGTTTGTAGCCTGGAATTTGGAAAGACATGTACGTATACAATGGCAGCATTTATTGTGGTcaacatgaaaatattgtttgttatagaaCTGATTTCAGTTGAAGTTGCGTTGTAGCAGCATTTATTTCTTACTGAAAATTCTTCAtttcagttttgattttttgttttatgaaaacatttgctgcagttttatttcatcattttgttaAATCCTATTTCAGCATCGACGGCATGTTTCACTTCAAGTTACGTCATCAGTAACCAAACCAAAAACTACGTCTTGTGCAGTGCAGGCAACATGTAAAATGGAGACGGCATCAACACAGTGTATTCGCTATAAGAAAACCAGCCTTGAAAATAACAACTTTATGCAAGATGAGTGTCTCTATAATACTGAGAATGATTGTCAACAAGAGTCATCCGATGATCCTGACTGGGTGCCAACATGTGATGATGAAGCTGAATGTAATGAAAGCAACATGCTGGACAATGAAGATACTGAACCACAAAATGCtaaaaaatatatagttttCGAACAATGCTTATTGCAACTATTAGATTTTTGTCCTGATTGTCACAGGACTGGGCTAGACCAAGTCAAAACAACTATAGGGACATGTGTATGTATCCACTCAAGATGTGCGTGTGGATTTGTGCGACAGTGGTCCAGCCAGCCATTCTCGAAATCAATGCCCTGGGGAAATTTAATTACTGCCAGTGCAATATTTTTCAGTGGCAACAGTCCAGTAAAGACTTTGAACTTCATGCGTCATGCAGGAATTTTAGGACTTAGTATGacatgttataacatgttacagAGAACATACATTGTGCCCTCGACATTGTCTTGCTGGCAGTTTCAGCAGTCTGTTGTCCTGgaaaacctaagaaacacagGCAAAGACCTCAAACTTGGTGGGGATGCTCGATGTTCTTCGCCAGGCCACACCGCTAAATATGGAAGTTACACTTTAATGGATGTTGAAACTTCAAAGGTTATTGACTTGCAACTAGTTCAGGTAACTATTTTTGGAATAATTAAATCAGAATGATAGTCTGACTATTAAACATTCCCTGCATGTTTAGGACCCTGAATTTTCTGAATGAGTATAAGCTAAGTATGTATCGAAATTGCccattttcataaaatttaaaatgaatctCAAATTTTGTATTCATAATGCGAATTGATCCCTGCTTATGATTGATGtcaattaatgtttatattcttatttttgtacatatttacatgcatcaattattgcattttattgTTTGAAGTCTGGAAAGTGGATAAAAATAGACTTATAATCAATCTAATATTTgtaatacaattacatatacatgtatacaagtaaGTTTTATAATTTGGTGACTCATAATATTAAATGCATTTtctaaattacattttaataataatatttacagtCTAATGAAGTGAAGAACTCTTACAATATGGAACTTGAAGGTCTGAAGCGGTCCCTGAGATTTCTTGAAGAAGAAGGTGTGAGTGTGTCTGACTTGGTGACAGACAGGCACAGTCAGGTCAAGAAATTCATGAAGACGGAATGCCCCAGCATTAATCACTGGTTTGACGTTTGGCATGTGGCAAAAGGCAAGTTTTCCTATACCCTTCATTAACATTTTACAAACTCATATTCAAGATGGTGTTTTTGTCCTGGTATGCAGGCTTTCCTTTGTCGTTAAACTTCATATGACCATTACAATTTAGTTGTTTGTAAATAGAAATAAGACCAAACCTTAATAGTGATATGTAAAATGTGTAAAACTTAGATAGTGGAAATGAACTTGTAATGTTGTCTAAGAAATATGTTCAGTCTTAAATTTGATGCCTATTATAATTATGTGAGACTATAAGTCTaagtattttgtttataatgtgattttttttctaggAGTCTACAAAAAGTTGGAAGCTCTTGGCAAGACCAAAAAGTATGCTTTGGTTGGACAATGGGCTAGATCAATCAGCAACCATGTGTACTGGTGTGCAGCCAGTAGTGATGGAGAGGAGGAACTTGTGCGTCAAAAATGGACCAGCATCACCAATCACATAGCCAACATCCACGATGGTCATGGGGACAAGTTTGAGAGATGCCAGCATGGAGATCTGGAAAGGAATTGGTTCAAGCCAGGTATGAATTGATGCCAGATTTTCCTATTAGTTTTTCAAAAAAAgatgtaatttttatttcataacatAAAAGATTGTGATGTTAGATTTATAGCATGTTGAAGATTTTATACTTAGTTTGTTCAGGTGAATTACcacaacatttatttatttgttttactatCGAACAGactgatgaaaatgataattcaACTTCTCAATAAGCAGATATTTCAACTTCTCAATAAGCAGAAAGAGGAGAAACCTGATAATGGCTATAATGCTTGAAATAAGTCCTAAATATGTGTTTAAATGAATAACAGCCATTCAAAGTTACAGCAACAATTATGCTAAAACTTTCTATGACTTCCAGataatttgatttgatatcTAGCCTACCTGCAGCATAGTTGTTAACTACGTTGggataattataataatttggTGGTGGATAAATCAAAAATGTACTAATTGTTGATATATGAAGAAAGGAGTTGTATCCCAATTGTGAAATTGAGTATTTTATCAGGACTCTGATGATCATTTCAGGTAGCAAAGCTTTGGGAGAAGTGGAAAAGATTGTCCACAACAAACTGCTATTGAAGGACATTGGGAAACTGTCTCCAGGTGAACAGACATCGAGCTTGGAATCTTTCCACAACATTGTTAACTTCTTCGCACCAAAGTCAACTCACTACTTTTACAACCAGATGAAAGCCAGGTGAGACATAGTCATTTATTTGCAGTACATAGTAGTAAGTAGGTAGTGTATACACTGATAGTCTTTTATATTTGTTATGATATATGGCGTCTTGGTATCCAGAGccatttaaaaatgttttggaAATGTTACCGGAGCAAATTAGTTGACTAGGAACTGTCCAATAtgggttttattttcaaagtcaGAGAGGTGGAGGATTCATGTTAGGTTATCTAAACCATGCAGTCTGCCATTGTGGTCCAAACATATGACATGACAAGTTGACGACAAGGTTATTAGTGATAATTCGTCAGTTGAAAGCATTTATTATTTTACTACGAGATGCTagattgttaaaaaaaaattgttcctTTTCACACGTATGCTTTTCATTTCTTGTTGTAGACTTTGCCTTGCTGCCATGCATTTCAATGTGAATTCATCAAGATCACAGGCAGTGAAGGACGGAAAAGGGCAATACAGAGTTTCATTTCCAAAAAGTAGGAAAGGGGATCCAGTAGCAAAGGAAGTCAAAGTAAAGCAAAActtttgtaagtttttttttttttttgaccaAGTGTGACATcttgtatatttgttatattggCAATCAAATTTggtaaataaaattgaaatgaattcTACAACAACTACTGTATATAGTTTTTATACTTCAATTTAATTGCAATCTTTATTACGTTTCACAGGTTACATTCAAGAGCTCATGGATGAAGTGGTCATCAGAAGGGAAATGTTTTCAACATATGACCAGGCCAAGAGAGCGTTACAACAGGAGCTAGACCCTGCCCCACCTTCAATCTCTGGACAGAAGAGGGACGTCATTCAGGACTACAACAGAGACATTGTCATTCAGAACATGTGTAGGAGATTCAATTGTTATGTTAGAAACGAGGATAGTGGAATCCGGTAAATTGTTCTGAGGGAAATGTCCTTCGAATGGCAGAGACAGCACAAGATGGAATTACTTTTCGATTCTTCTTGCCTAGAACTTTCCATGTCC
This region includes:
- the LOC117339337 gene encoding uncharacterized protein LOC117339337, whose protein sequence is MLQRTYIVPSTLSCWQFQQSVVLENLRNTGKDLKLGGDARCSSPGHTAKYGSYTLMDVETSKVIDLQLVQSNEVKNSYNMELEGLKRSLRFLEEEGVSVSDLVTDRHSQVKKFMKTECPSINHWFDVWHVAKGVYKKLEALGKTKKYALVGQWARSISNHVYWCAASSDGEEELVRQKWTSITNHIANIHDGHGDKFERCQHGDLERNWFKPGSKALGEVEKIVHNKLLLKDIGKLSPGEQTSSLESFHNIVNFFAPKSTHYFYNQMKARLCLAAMHFNVNSSRSQAVKDGKGQYRVSFPKSRKGDPVAKEVKVKQNFCYIQELMDEVVIRREMFSTYDQAKRALQQELDPAPPSISGQKRDVIQDYNRDIVIQNMCRRFNCYVRNEDSGIR